A portion of the Tenacibaculum todarodis genome contains these proteins:
- the aroB gene encoding 3-dehydroquinate synthase — MKTIQAVTYPVHFQKESYKELSKLIEEKNYSTIFILVDENTLEHCYPKFIPNLATDKRIEVIEIESGEINKNLETCTGVWNVLTELEADRKSLLITLGGGVITDLGGFVASCFKRGIDFVNIPTTLLSMVDASVGGKTGVDLGVLKNQIGLFSNPEMVLVDDAYLQTVTPREIRSGTAEIIKYGLTYDIKLFNEIKHNKNLEISDLIFTSINIKNEVVLQDPKENGLRKILNFGHTIGHAIESYFLESEHKNNLTHGEAIAIGMICECFVSAELLNFPKEKLKEVKETIVSIYGKTAILKEDFPSIIDLLKHDKKNVNGQVNFVLLNDYEDYKLDCKVSEDLVIKSIEYYNS, encoded by the coding sequence ATGAAAACCATACAAGCAGTTACATATCCTGTTCATTTTCAAAAAGAAAGCTACAAAGAACTCTCTAAATTAATTGAAGAGAAAAATTATTCTACTATCTTTATTTTAGTTGATGAAAACACTTTAGAGCATTGTTATCCTAAATTTATTCCAAATTTAGCAACAGACAAGCGTATTGAAGTCATAGAAATTGAATCTGGGGAAATAAATAAAAACTTAGAAACTTGTACTGGTGTTTGGAATGTACTAACGGAATTAGAAGCCGACAGAAAAAGTTTGTTGATTACACTTGGTGGTGGCGTTATTACCGATTTAGGTGGTTTTGTTGCTTCTTGTTTTAAACGTGGAATTGATTTTGTCAATATTCCAACTACTTTACTTTCTATGGTTGACGCTTCTGTTGGAGGAAAAACTGGTGTAGATTTAGGTGTTTTGAAAAATCAAATTGGATTATTTTCTAATCCAGAAATGGTATTGGTAGATGATGCCTATTTGCAAACTGTTACTCCAAGAGAAATACGTTCTGGCACTGCTGAGATCATTAAATATGGCTTAACGTATGACATTAAACTATTTAATGAAATAAAACACAATAAAAACCTGGAAATAAGCGATTTAATATTTACTTCTATTAATATTAAAAACGAAGTTGTTTTACAGGATCCTAAAGAAAATGGATTGCGTAAAATATTAAATTTCGGGCATACAATTGGGCATGCAATTGAGTCTTATTTTCTTGAATCTGAACACAAAAACAACCTAACTCATGGAGAAGCTATAGCAATAGGAATGATTTGTGAATGTTTTGTTTCTGCTGAATTATTAAATTTTCCGAAGGAAAAATTAAAAGAAGTAAAAGAAACAATTGTTTCAATTTATGGAAAAACTGCTATTTTAAAAGAGGACTTCCCTTCTATTATTGACTTATTAAAACATGATAAGAAAAACGTAAACGGTCAAGTAAACTTTGTTTTACTAAACGATTATGAAGATTACAAATTAGATTGTAAAGTATCTGAAGATTTAGTTATTAAGAGTATTGAATATTATAATTCTTAA
- the bshA gene encoding N-acetyl-alpha-D-glucosaminyl L-malate synthase BshA has product MKIGIVCYPTFGGSGVVATELGMALADKGHEVHFITYNQPVRLDFFTHNLHFHEVLMEEYPLFQYQPYELALSSKMVEVVEKHQLEVLHVHYAIPHAYAAYMAKKMLQEKDINIKVVTTLHGTDITLVGSHPTYKTAVEFSINNSDVVTTVSKSLKEDTLRLFNIKKDIKVVYNFIDTEKYDRAHDTECNRIAIAKPEEKILTHVSNFRPVKRTHEVIEIFAKVNKEVPSKLLMVGDGPERFKAEKLAKDLGVAKDVIFLGSSNEVAKILCYSDVFLLPSETESFGLAALEAMAAGTAVISTDAGGLPEVNIHGETGFLSAVGDVVDMAKNTLTILKNEDTLAQFKINAKAHTKLFSLDNILPVYEDLYKSCSVTV; this is encoded by the coding sequence ATGAAAATAGGAATTGTATGTTATCCAACTTTTGGAGGTAGTGGAGTAGTTGCAACGGAATTAGGAATGGCTTTAGCAGATAAAGGTCATGAAGTACATTTTATAACCTACAACCAACCAGTACGTTTAGATTTTTTTACGCACAATTTACATTTTCACGAAGTATTGATGGAAGAATATCCATTATTTCAATACCAACCTTACGAGTTGGCTTTGTCTAGTAAAATGGTTGAAGTTGTAGAGAAACATCAACTAGAAGTTTTACATGTACATTATGCCATTCCACATGCTTATGCTGCTTATATGGCTAAGAAAATGTTACAAGAAAAAGATATTAATATAAAAGTGGTAACAACACTTCACGGAACAGATATTACGCTTGTTGGAAGTCACCCAACATATAAAACTGCCGTAGAATTTAGTATCAATAATTCTGACGTTGTAACAACCGTTTCTAAAAGTTTAAAAGAAGATACTTTACGCTTATTCAACATAAAAAAAGATATAAAGGTTGTTTATAATTTTATTGATACTGAAAAGTATGATAGAGCCCATGATACAGAATGCAATAGAATTGCAATAGCTAAACCAGAAGAAAAAATACTTACGCACGTTAGTAATTTTAGACCTGTAAAGCGCACACATGAAGTTATAGAAATTTTTGCAAAAGTTAATAAAGAGGTTCCGTCTAAATTATTAATGGTTGGTGATGGTCCTGAAAGGTTTAAAGCAGAAAAGTTAGCTAAAGACTTAGGTGTTGCAAAAGATGTTATTTTCTTAGGAAGTAGTAATGAGGTCGCTAAGATTTTATGTTATTCGGATGTGTTTTTATTACCATCAGAAACAGAAAGTTTTGGATTAGCAGCTTTAGAGGCAATGGCGGCAGGAACAGCTGTTATTTCTACAGATGCTGGTGGATTGCCGGAAGTAAATATTCACGGAGAAACTGGTTTTTTAAGTGCTGTTGGTGATGTTGTAGACATGGCAAAAAACACCCTAACAATCCTTAAAAACGAAGATACTTTAGCGCAATTTAAAATAAATGCTAAAGCGCATACTAAATTGTTCTCTTTAGATAATATTTTACCAGTTTACGAAGATTTGTATAAGAGTTGTTCGGTAACGGTTTAA
- a CDS encoding transketolase, whose translation MPTTQQLQDFTQQVRRDILRMVHAVNSGHPGGSLGCAEFLTVLYQDVMTHSSDFKMDGNNEDLFFLSNGHISPVFYSVLARSGYFSVSELATFRKMDTRLQGHPTTHEGLPGIRVASGSLGQGMSVAIGAAEAKKLNGDDKLVYLLLGDGELQEGQNWEAIMYASAKKVDTLIATVDLNGKQIDGSTDEVLPMGSIKAKFEAFGWDVLEVKEGNDIEAIQNGLATAKSKSGNGKPICILLHTEMGNGVDFMMHTHAWHGKAPSDEQLENALAQNPATLGDY comes from the coding sequence ATGCCAACAACACAACAATTACAAGATTTTACACAACAAGTACGTAGAGATATTTTACGCATGGTACATGCAGTGAATTCTGGTCATCCAGGAGGATCTTTAGGATGTGCTGAATTTTTAACCGTTTTATATCAAGATGTAATGACACATTCATCAGATTTTAAAATGGATGGAAACAATGAAGATTTATTTTTCTTATCAAACGGACATATTTCTCCTGTTTTTTATAGTGTTTTAGCACGAAGTGGTTATTTTTCTGTAAGTGAATTAGCTACTTTTAGAAAAATGGATACTCGTTTACAAGGACACCCAACTACGCATGAAGGTTTACCAGGAATTAGAGTTGCTTCTGGTTCTTTAGGACAAGGAATGAGCGTTGCTATTGGAGCTGCGGAAGCAAAAAAACTAAACGGAGACGATAAATTAGTATATTTATTATTGGGTGATGGAGAATTGCAAGAAGGTCAAAACTGGGAAGCAATTATGTATGCATCAGCAAAAAAAGTTGATACTTTAATTGCTACAGTAGATTTAAATGGAAAACAAATTGACGGTTCTACGGATGAAGTTTTACCAATGGGAAGCATTAAAGCAAAATTTGAAGCTTTTGGTTGGGATGTTTTAGAGGTAAAAGAAGGAAATGATATTGAAGCTATCCAAAATGGATTAGCAACTGCAAAATCAAAATCTGGAAACGGAAAACCAATTTGTATTTTATTACATACAGAAATGGGTAATGGTGTAGATTTTATGATGCATACACATGCTTGGCACGGTAAAGCACCAAGTGACGAGCAATTAGAAAATGCATTAGCACAGAATCCTGCAACTTTAGGAGATTATTAA
- a CDS encoding asparagine synthetase B yields the protein MSYDNQKNHLKAYGIVYYSLENGLKAKWLLNYDGGAFLIENNDALEKECKIRGVSFQVISDSKAALILEEISSPSQNMEAVTLEKAPKIAVYSPKNKAPWDDAVTMVLTFAEIPFDVIYDEDVLNDKLLLYEWLHLHHEDFTGQYGRFYGAFRAAPWYIQQKKDAEALATKLGFNKVSESKAAVSKKIRDFVIGGGFMFAMCSATDSFDIALAADGVDIAEAMFDGDASEPNYQSKIDFNKTFAFKDFELIKNPTTYEFSSIDMTRKRKISKTSDYFSLKEYSAKWDQVPTMLTQNHTQLVKGFMGQTTSFDSNTVKSTVLVMGENKTNGEARYIHGTKGKGMFTYYGGHDPEDYTHRVGDPKTELDLHPTSPGYRLILNNVLFPAAKKKKQKT from the coding sequence ATGAGTTATGATAATCAGAAAAACCATTTAAAAGCCTACGGAATTGTCTATTATTCCTTAGAAAATGGCTTAAAAGCTAAATGGTTATTAAACTATGATGGCGGTGCTTTTTTAATTGAAAATAATGATGCATTAGAAAAAGAATGTAAAATTCGTGGTGTTTCTTTTCAGGTTATTTCAGATTCAAAAGCTGCACTAATTTTAGAAGAGATTTCTTCTCCTTCTCAAAATATGGAAGCGGTAACTTTGGAAAAAGCTCCAAAAATTGCTGTGTATTCACCAAAAAACAAAGCACCTTGGGACGATGCCGTAACAATGGTATTAACCTTTGCTGAGATTCCGTTTGATGTAATTTATGATGAAGATGTTTTAAATGACAAATTACTTTTATACGAATGGCTACACTTACACCATGAAGATTTCACCGGACAATATGGTCGTTTTTATGGAGCATTTAGAGCGGCACCTTGGTACATTCAACAGAAAAAAGATGCAGAAGCTTTAGCTACAAAATTAGGTTTTAATAAGGTTTCTGAATCAAAAGCTGCAGTTTCAAAAAAAATTAGAGATTTTGTAATTGGAGGTGGATTTATGTTTGCCATGTGTTCTGCAACTGATAGTTTTGATATTGCATTGGCTGCAGATGGTGTAGATATTGCTGAAGCAATGTTTGATGGAGATGCATCTGAACCAAATTATCAATCAAAAATAGATTTCAATAAAACGTTTGCTTTTAAGGACTTTGAACTAATTAAAAACCCTACAACTTACGAGTTTTCATCAATAGATATGACCCGTAAAAGAAAAATTTCAAAAACTTCAGATTACTTTTCGTTAAAAGAATATTCAGCTAAATGGGATCAAGTTCCAACAATGTTAACGCAAAACCATACACAGTTAGTTAAAGGTTTTATGGGGCAAACTACTTCTTTTGATAGCAATACCGTAAAATCTACAGTTTTGGTAATGGGCGAAAATAAGACAAATGGAGAAGCACGTTATATTCATGGAACCAAAGGAAAAGGAATGTTTACCTATTATGGAGGTCATGATCCTGAAGATTATACGCATAGAGTAGGAGATCCAAAAACGGAGTTAGATTTACATCCAACTTCACCAGGATATCGTTTAATTTTAAACAATGTATTATTTCCTGCTGCTAAAAAGAAGAAACAGAAGACATAG
- the dnaB gene encoding replicative DNA helicase, producing the protein MEKTNPVTGHKIDKSRIISLEKGKIPPQAVDLEEAVLGAMMIDKKGIDDVIDILHPDAFYDTKHNLIYEAIYALFQNSEPIDLLSVSSQLKKNAKLDQAGGDFYLIRLTQKVASSAHIEFHSRIILQKFIQRKLISISSEIIENAYDETTDVFDLLDDAEAKLFEVTQGNLKKGSEDAGSLVKQALNKIQEISNQDGMSGLATGFTKLDALTSGWQPSDLVIIAARPGMGKTAFVISMAKNMAIDFGHGVAVFSLEMSSVQLITRMISSETGLTSEKLRKGNLEPHEWEQLNVKVKKLSDAPIFIDDTPSLSIFDLRAKARRLVSQHNVRIIVIDYLQLMTAGGKAGGNREQEISMISRNLKALAKELEVPVIALSQLSRAVETRGGSKRPLLSDLRESGAIEQDADIVSFIFRPEYYGMTEWDDDDHSPCEGQGEFIVAKHRNGGLDNIRLKFTGHLAKFSDLEESFSSEFQSSMNTDINTRIEPKDAFGTDEGIDDEVPF; encoded by the coding sequence ATGGAAAAAACCAACCCAGTTACTGGTCATAAAATAGATAAATCGCGTATTATTTCTCTTGAAAAAGGAAAAATACCACCACAAGCAGTTGATTTAGAAGAAGCTGTTTTAGGTGCAATGATGATTGATAAAAAAGGAATTGATGATGTTATAGATATTTTACATCCAGATGCTTTTTATGACACAAAACACAATTTAATTTACGAAGCAATTTATGCTTTGTTTCAAAATTCTGAACCAATTGACTTATTATCAGTTTCTAGTCAATTAAAAAAGAATGCGAAGTTAGACCAAGCTGGTGGCGATTTTTATCTAATTCGTTTAACTCAAAAAGTAGCTTCATCTGCTCACATTGAGTTTCATTCTCGTATCATTTTACAGAAATTTATTCAACGTAAATTAATATCAATTTCTAGCGAAATTATAGAAAATGCGTACGATGAAACAACCGATGTTTTCGATTTATTAGACGATGCAGAGGCAAAACTATTTGAGGTAACACAAGGAAATCTTAAAAAAGGTTCTGAAGATGCTGGAAGTCTTGTAAAACAAGCACTTAATAAGATTCAGGAAATATCAAATCAAGATGGAATGTCTGGTTTGGCAACAGGTTTTACCAAATTAGATGCGCTAACTTCCGGTTGGCAACCTTCGGATTTAGTTATTATTGCTGCGCGTCCTGGTATGGGAAAAACAGCATTTGTAATTTCGATGGCAAAAAACATGGCAATTGATTTTGGTCATGGAGTTGCCGTATTCTCCTTAGAGATGTCTTCTGTTCAGTTAATAACACGTATGATTTCTTCGGAAACAGGCTTAACTTCAGAAAAACTAAGAAAAGGAAATTTAGAACCGCATGAATGGGAACAACTAAATGTAAAAGTTAAAAAACTTTCTGATGCACCTATTTTTATTGATGATACACCATCTTTATCAATTTTCGATTTACGTGCAAAAGCACGAAGATTAGTATCGCAACATAATGTTAGAATTATTGTAATTGATTATTTACAATTAATGACAGCAGGAGGAAAGGCAGGAGGAAATCGTGAACAAGAAATTTCTATGATTTCTCGAAATTTAAAAGCATTAGCTAAAGAATTGGAAGTTCCGGTAATTGCACTTTCTCAGTTATCACGTGCGGTAGAAACACGTGGAGGATCTAAAAGACCTTTATTATCAGATTTACGTGAATCTGGAGCCATTGAGCAAGATGCAGATATTGTATCGTTTATTTTTAGACCAGAATACTACGGAATGACTGAATGGGATGATGATGATCATTCTCCGTGTGAAGGACAAGGTGAATTTATTGTGGCTAAACACAGAAATGGTGGTTTGGATAATATTCGTTTGAAATTTACGGGACATTTAGCAAAATTCTCAGATTTAGAAGAAAGCTTTAGTAGTGAATTTCAATCATCTATGAATACAGATATAAATACGCGTATTGAGCCAAAAGATGCTTTTGGAACAGATGAAGGTATTGATGATGAAGTGCCTTTTTAG
- a CDS encoding DUF3810 domain-containing protein, translating to MLSQYPAFIERYYSNGLYPYISKFLRVLFGWIPFSVGDVIGLILFFCLLRGVYKLIKNRFKHLLTSVLQFTAFLSILYCCFYLFWGLNYFRIPLAKNLGFEQSKYTSEQLKEVTKHIILKLNEAHLNITNNDSLKVVNPYQQKEIYTLARNGYTNLEGDFPQLKYQYSSVKNSLVSKFQSYNGTAGYLNPITGEAQVNRLLPKTSYPTTTCHEMAHQIGYSAENEANFVGFLASIYNKDKYFQYSGYRMAFGYCISEVRKQDKALFKELWLTVNKGISKDFNASYQFWQQYKNPIEPLMKKGYNSYLKANKQTNGIASYSYVVDLLISYFEKNI from the coding sequence GTGTTGAGTCAATATCCAGCATTTATTGAACGCTACTATTCTAACGGATTGTATCCTTATATTTCTAAATTTCTTAGAGTTTTATTTGGATGGATTCCTTTTTCTGTTGGAGATGTTATTGGATTAATTTTATTTTTTTGTTTACTTCGCGGAGTCTACAAACTTATTAAAAACAGGTTTAAACACTTATTAACAAGTGTTTTACAATTTACTGCATTTTTATCAATTTTATATTGTTGTTTTTATCTCTTTTGGGGACTTAATTATTTTAGAATCCCCTTAGCTAAAAACCTTGGTTTTGAGCAATCTAAATACACCTCAGAACAACTTAAAGAAGTTACAAAACATATCATTTTAAAATTAAATGAAGCCCATTTAAACATTACAAATAATGATAGCTTAAAAGTTGTAAATCCATATCAACAAAAAGAAATCTATACGTTAGCTAGAAACGGATACACAAATTTAGAAGGCGATTTTCCGCAATTGAAATATCAATATTCCTCTGTAAAAAACTCTTTAGTTAGTAAATTTCAATCTTATAACGGAACAGCAGGATATTTAAACCCAATAACTGGTGAAGCACAAGTAAATAGATTATTACCAAAAACGAGTTACCCGACAACTACTTGTCATGAAATGGCACATCAAATAGGTTATTCCGCAGAAAACGAAGCCAATTTTGTAGGTTTTTTAGCGTCGATATATAATAAGGACAAATACTTTCAATATTCAGGTTATAGAATGGCTTTTGGGTATTGTATTTCTGAAGTTAGAAAACAAGACAAAGCATTGTTTAAAGAGCTTTGGCTAACAGTAAATAAAGGGATTTCTAAAGATTTTAACGCTAGCTATCAGTTTTGGCAGCAATATAAAAATCCAATTGAACCTTTAATGAAAAAAGGTTACAACTCCTATTTAAAAGCAAATAAGCAAACAAACGGAATTGCATCTTACAGTTATGTGGTAGATTTATTAATTTCGTATTTTGAAAAAAACATCTAA
- the pepT gene encoding peptidase T translates to MNKEHILNRFISYVTVDTESDPNNPAFPSTEKQWNLAKQLEKELNEIGLSDVELDENCYIMATLPSNIDYKVPTIGFVAHIDTSPDFTGKDVKPQVHENYDGKDILLNKEQNIVLSPDYFDDLLQYKGQTIITTDGTTLLGADDKAGVTEIVSAMEYLIQHPEIKHGKIRICFTPDEEVGKGAHLFDVEKFGAEWAYTMDGSQIGELEYENFNAAGAIVTINGKIVHPGYAKGKMINSMLITNEFIAMLPENEVPEKTSGYEGFFHLHDMEGKVEQTTLQYIIRDHDLDLFEKRKELMQTIANQLNNKLGTDLIEVKIKDQYFNMKEKVVPVMHIVDIVEDVMKEMNIEPLIKPIRGGTDGSQLSYKGLPCPNIFAGGHNFHGRYEYVPLESIIKATEVIVGIAQKVAVNFS, encoded by the coding sequence ATGAACAAAGAACATATATTAAACAGATTTATAAGTTACGTTACTGTAGATACAGAATCTGACCCAAATAATCCGGCATTTCCAAGTACAGAAAAGCAATGGAATTTAGCAAAGCAATTAGAAAAGGAGCTAAATGAAATTGGCCTTAGCGATGTTGAATTAGATGAGAACTGTTACATAATGGCAACGTTGCCAAGTAATATTGATTATAAAGTACCAACTATTGGTTTTGTTGCACATATAGATACAAGTCCAGATTTTACAGGAAAAGATGTAAAACCACAAGTTCATGAGAATTATGATGGAAAAGACATTCTTTTAAATAAGGAACAAAATATTGTTTTATCTCCAGATTATTTTGATGATTTATTACAATACAAAGGACAAACTATTATAACAACTGATGGAACTACACTACTTGGCGCAGACGATAAAGCTGGTGTTACCGAAATAGTTTCTGCTATGGAATATTTAATTCAGCATCCAGAAATTAAACACGGAAAAATAAGAATTTGTTTTACGCCAGATGAAGAAGTTGGTAAAGGAGCACATTTATTTGATGTAGAAAAATTTGGTGCAGAATGGGCGTATACAATGGACGGAAGCCAAATTGGTGAGTTAGAATACGAAAATTTTAATGCGGCTGGAGCTATTGTTACTATAAACGGTAAAATTGTGCATCCTGGTTATGCAAAAGGAAAAATGATAAATTCTATGTTAATTACAAATGAGTTTATTGCAATGTTACCTGAGAATGAAGTGCCAGAAAAAACGTCAGGATACGAAGGCTTTTTTCATTTACATGATATGGAAGGAAAAGTAGAACAAACTACTCTACAATACATTATTAGAGATCATGATTTAGATTTGTTTGAAAAACGAAAAGAGTTAATGCAAACAATTGCAAATCAATTAAATAATAAATTAGGAACTGATTTAATTGAAGTTAAGATTAAAGACCAGTATTTTAATATGAAGGAAAAAGTAGTTCCTGTAATGCATATTGTTGATATAGTTGAAGATGTTATGAAAGAAATGAACATTGAGCCTTTAATTAAACCAATTCGCGGTGGTACAGATGGCTCTCAGCTTTCTTACAAAGGTTTGCCTTGTCCAAATATATTTGCTGGAGGTCATAATTTTCATGGACGTTATGAATATGTTCCATTAGAATCTATTATAAAAGCTACCGAAGTTATTGTAGGAATTGCTCAAAAAGTGGCTGTAAACTTCTCATAA
- the lysA gene encoding diaminopimelate decarboxylase: MNRNTLLNLTKKYDSPLYVYDAGKIISQYNTITGAFSKVKNVKINYAAKSLSNINILKLLNQQKSGLDTVSIQEVKLGLLAGFTPKDIIYTPNGVSLKEIEDVAKLGVQINIDNLSILEQFGQKHPTIPVCIRINPHIMAGGNSNISVGHIDSKFGISIHQVPHIKRVVENTNMNINGIHMHTGSDILDIDTFIRASDILFDVAKQFDDIDFIDFGSGFKVPYKEGDISTDIDELGKQLSKRFNEFCKEYGKDLTLMFEPGKFLVSEAGYFLAKVNVVKQTTSTVFAGIDSGFNHLIRPMMYNSYHQIENISNPKGRPRYYSIVGYICETDTFGSNRRISEISEGDILCFKNAGAYCFSMASNYNSRFRPAEVLILDNKDYLIRKRETFEDILRNQEICI, from the coding sequence ATGAATAGAAATACATTATTAAACTTAACAAAAAAATACGACAGTCCTCTATATGTATATGACGCAGGAAAAATAATTTCTCAATACAATACCATTACAGGTGCTTTTTCTAAAGTGAAAAATGTAAAGATAAATTATGCAGCTAAATCTTTATCTAACATAAATATTTTAAAATTACTAAATCAGCAAAAATCTGGTTTAGATACAGTTTCTATACAAGAAGTTAAACTTGGTTTATTAGCTGGCTTTACCCCAAAAGATATAATTTACACACCAAACGGAGTTTCATTAAAAGAAATTGAAGATGTTGCAAAGTTAGGTGTTCAGATTAATATTGATAATCTTTCAATATTAGAGCAGTTTGGGCAAAAACACCCAACTATTCCAGTTTGTATTCGTATAAACCCGCATATTATGGCTGGTGGAAATTCTAATATATCAGTTGGACATATAGATTCTAAATTCGGAATTTCAATTCACCAAGTTCCACATATAAAAAGAGTTGTAGAAAATACCAATATGAATATTAATGGTATTCACATGCACACTGGTTCAGATATTTTAGATATTGATACATTTATTAGAGCTTCTGATATTCTTTTTGATGTTGCTAAACAATTTGATGATATCGATTTTATTGATTTTGGAAGCGGATTTAAAGTTCCTTATAAAGAAGGAGATATTTCTACAGATATTGATGAATTAGGAAAACAACTTTCCAAAAGATTCAATGAATTTTGTAAAGAATATGGTAAAGATTTAACCTTAATGTTTGAGCCAGGAAAGTTTTTAGTTTCTGAAGCAGGTTATTTTTTAGCTAAAGTAAATGTGGTAAAACAAACAACTTCTACCGTTTTTGCAGGAATTGATAGTGGTTTTAATCATTTAATTAGACCAATGATGTACAATTCTTATCACCAGATAGAAAACATTTCTAATCCTAAAGGAAGACCACGTTATTATTCTATTGTAGGATATATTTGTGAAACAGATACTTTTGGTTCTAACAGAAGAATTTCTGAAATTTCTGAAGGAGATATTTTATGTTTTAAAAATGCGGGTGCTTACTGTTTTTCTATGGCTTCTAATTACAACTCTAGATTTAGACCTGCTGAAGTTTTAATTTTAGACAATAAAGACTATTTGATTAGAAAAAGAGAAACTTTTGAAGATATTCTAAGAAATCAAGAAATTTGTATATAA